A single region of the Dehalococcoides mccartyi genome encodes:
- a CDS encoding AbrB/MazE/SpoVT family DNA-binding domain-containing protein: protein MNPQQMEIFYGSGSVGAKGQIVIPVKFRKIFNIHPGDQVIFMGNPQQNAFAVMRADQLSAMQSQLDQARAQIQRANAELGNETKKETKTK, encoded by the coding sequence ATGAACCCACAACAGATGGAAATTTTTTACGGTTCGGGTTCGGTGGGAGCTAAGGGGCAGATAGTCATACCGGTAAAATTCCGCAAAATATTCAATATCCACCCCGGAGACCAGGTGATTTTCATGGGAAACCCCCAGCAGAATGCTTTTGCGGTCATGAGGGCTGACCAGCTGTCTGCCATGCAGAGCCAGCTGGACCAGGCAAGAGCCCAGATACAACGGGCTAATGCCGAATTGGGAAACGAAACAAAAAAGGAGACCAAAACCAAATGA
- a CDS encoding PHP domain-containing protein: MSSKVDLHIHTTVSDGVHSPENIVAKAAKVNMEYIAICDHDNLGGVGIALEAARKYPKLRVIPGVEISTDYSGGDVHILGYFVDYKDPFLNETLTEMRRSRVERARDMVIKLNGLGMEISWQRVSEIAGEGTVGRPHIAAAMLEKGYIQNMGEAFDKFIGRGGPAYVERIKMSPEEAVHLVLSCGGIPVMAHPLTIMDHEPMVERLVKAGLLGLECHYGGFNPQQIDGLVKLAAKHNLLTTGGSDYHGLDELTETPIGEAEVPMQDAKKLIAKARQIKAKGLAEDME, translated from the coding sequence ATGTCTTCCAAAGTAGACCTGCATATTCACACCACCGTTTCAGACGGTGTCCACTCACCAGAGAATATTGTTGCCAAAGCCGCCAAAGTTAATATGGAGTATATTGCCATATGTGACCATGATAATCTGGGCGGGGTTGGCATTGCCTTAGAAGCTGCCCGGAAGTACCCCAAACTAAGGGTCATACCCGGCGTAGAGATAAGCACCGACTACAGCGGCGGGGATGTCCATATTCTGGGGTACTTTGTAGATTACAAGGACCCTTTTCTGAATGAGACTCTGACCGAAATGCGCCGCTCCAGAGTGGAACGCGCCCGTGATATGGTAATAAAACTTAACGGCCTGGGTATGGAAATAAGCTGGCAGAGGGTTTCGGAAATTGCCGGCGAAGGCACGGTGGGGCGTCCGCATATTGCCGCTGCTATGCTTGAAAAAGGCTATATCCAGAACATGGGCGAGGCTTTTGACAAGTTCATAGGGCGGGGAGGGCCTGCCTATGTAGAGCGGATAAAAATGAGCCCCGAAGAGGCGGTTCATCTGGTACTTTCCTGCGGGGGCATACCGGTCATGGCTCACCCCCTGACTATAATGGACCACGAACCCATGGTGGAACGGCTGGTAAAGGCCGGGCTGCTGGGCCTTGAATGCCACTACGGGGGTTTCAACCCCCAGCAGATAGACGGGCTGGTAAAGCTGGCAGCCAAACACAACCTGCTCACTACCGGCGGCAGCGATTACCACGGTCTGGACGAACTTACTGAAACACCCATCGGCGAGGCGGAAGTACCCATGCAGGATGCCAAAAAGCTGATTGCCAAGGCCCGCCAAATAAAGGCCAAAGGGCTGGCGGAGGATATGGAATGA
- a CDS encoding ABC transporter ATP-binding protein, protein MDAILCQKLTKKFGGFTALDGLDLAVEKNRVFGFLGPNGAGKTTAVRMLTGLSQPTSGKAYVSGEEVTPRNLSLRSKIGFLPDVPAFYGWMTGREFMLFSGELHKLAPKDNNLRADELLELVDLKEAGKRRVGGYSRGMKQRLGIAQALVNKPEVLFMDEPTSALDPMGRRDVLNLIERLSGDTTVFMSTHILSDVERVCDRVAIISEGKLITSASVEELKRKYSTSAFEIQFEEEPTPILTQLLKMPYVKTAEVRTEGDLKVVYVQASDLAKAKTEIPSIIAQSGLTLTHYELTTPSIEDVFIQLVGNGAKA, encoded by the coding sequence TTGGATGCCATACTTTGCCAAAAGCTGACCAAGAAATTCGGTGGTTTTACCGCCCTGGACGGGCTGGACCTTGCAGTTGAAAAAAACCGGGTTTTTGGGTTTTTAGGCCCGAACGGGGCAGGTAAGACTACCGCCGTCCGGATGCTGACCGGTCTTTCCCAGCCAACCTCCGGCAAGGCTTACGTATCCGGCGAGGAGGTAACACCACGAAACCTGTCACTCCGCTCCAAGATTGGCTTTCTGCCGGACGTACCTGCCTTCTACGGCTGGATGACAGGACGTGAATTTATGCTTTTTTCAGGTGAACTCCACAAATTAGCTCCCAAAGATAATAATCTGCGGGCAGATGAACTGCTGGAGCTGGTAGACCTTAAAGAGGCCGGCAAACGCCGGGTGGGCGGGTACTCTCGGGGCATGAAACAGCGGCTGGGTATTGCCCAGGCCCTGGTAAATAAACCCGAAGTGCTCTTTATGGACGAACCCACCTCTGCCCTTGACCCTATGGGGCGGAGAGATGTGCTGAACCTTATTGAGCGCTTAAGCGGGGACACCACTGTTTTCATGTCCACCCATATACTTTCAGACGTGGAAAGGGTATGTGACCGGGTAGCTATTATAAGCGAAGGCAAACTGATAACATCCGCCAGCGTGGAGGAGCTTAAACGCAAATACTCCACTTCGGCTTTTGAGATACAGTTTGAGGAAGAACCCACCCCCATTCTAACCCAGCTTCTGAAAATGCCTTATGTCAAAACAGCCGAGGTACGAACCGAAGGTGACCTGAAGGTGGTGTATGTTCAGGCCAGTGACCTTGCCAAAGCCAAAACTGAAATACCCAGCATAATTGCCCAAAGCGGGCTGACCCTGACCCATTATGAACTTACCACCCCCAGTATTGAAGATGTATTTATCCAGCTTGTAGGGAATGGTGCGAAGGCATGA
- a CDS encoding PLD nuclease N-terminal domain-containing protein, producing MDINWALIAPLIVLQLILLIIAVVDLVKRPKVRWNNKWVWAVIIVFVNIIGPIIYLTLGREED from the coding sequence ATGGATATTAACTGGGCACTTATTGCACCCTTGATTGTCCTCCAGCTGATACTGCTTATTATAGCGGTAGTGGATTTAGTCAAACGCCCCAAAGTCCGCTGGAATAACAAGTGGGTCTGGGCAGTGATAATTGTATTTGTAAACATTATAGGCCCGATAATCTACCTGACTCTGGGCAGGGAGGAAGACTAA
- a CDS encoding glycerol-3-phosphate acyltransferase — protein MSLVFIIMAIAGYLVGAIPMAYLLSRWRRGIDIRRYGSGNVGASNVITTAGKRLGLAVFVFDVSKGAVMILMAGSFGLALWQQIIVGLFTIAGHNWPVFLRFNGGRGIATSLGVALVMAPVPALIALGTALAFGFFKKMAPGVFLGVGALPFMSGYFYEFFGVREYQTITWGFIGIFFIMIARRLMAPDSEYSHTVSKAELVFNRIFLDRDIRNRSVWINRNSSVAEESPGA, from the coding sequence ATGAGCCTTGTATTTATAATCATGGCTATAGCCGGTTATCTGGTAGGGGCTATCCCCATGGCCTACCTGCTTTCCCGCTGGCGCAGGGGTATAGATATACGCCGTTACGGCAGCGGCAATGTGGGAGCTTCCAATGTGATTACTACTGCCGGCAAGAGACTCGGTCTGGCCGTTTTTGTGTTTGATGTTTCAAAAGGGGCTGTTATGATACTCATGGCCGGCTCTTTTGGGCTGGCACTCTGGCAGCAAATAATAGTCGGCCTGTTTACCATTGCCGGGCACAACTGGCCGGTCTTTCTCCGTTTTAATGGAGGGAGAGGTATTGCCACCTCTTTGGGAGTAGCTCTGGTGATGGCACCGGTTCCGGCCTTAATAGCTTTGGGAACAGCACTTGCCTTCGGCTTTTTCAAAAAAATGGCTCCTGGGGTGTTTCTGGGGGTAGGGGCATTGCCGTTTATGTCCGGGTATTTTTACGAATTCTTTGGAGTACGGGAATACCAGACCATTACCTGGGGTTTCATAGGTATTTTTTTTATTATGATTGCCCGCCGCCTGATGGCACCTGACAGTGAATACTCGCATACCGTTTCCAAAGCCGAACTGGTATTTAACCGCATTTTTCTTGACCGGGATATTAGAAACCGCTCTGTCTGGATAAACCGGAATTCTTCTGTTGCTGAAGAAAGCCCTGGCGCTTAA
- a CDS encoding TIGR00282 family metallophosphoesterase, with translation MKILVIGDVIGKPGRDALRDILPGLKQEYKIDFTIINGENTAGGIGITPATAQDLISAGADVITTGNHVWKHRDIATVMEDESLPVIRPLNYPPGVPGQGYVLKDKVLVVNLMGRTFMYDIDCPFRSIDALLSKLNFKPSAIIVDFHAEATSEKMALGFYLDGRVSAVLGTHTHVATCDTRLLPKNTAYVSDIGMVGPIDSIIGDEPDSVIQRFLTGIPGRLSVAQGRVMLNAVVVTVNTKTGLSTGIERIYREIS, from the coding sequence ATGAAAATACTGGTAATCGGTGATGTTATCGGCAAGCCGGGGCGGGATGCCCTGCGGGATATCTTGCCGGGGCTGAAACAGGAATACAAGATAGACTTCACCATTATAAACGGAGAAAATACGGCCGGGGGGATTGGCATAACCCCGGCCACTGCCCAAGACCTTATTTCGGCCGGGGCAGACGTAATCACCACCGGCAACCACGTCTGGAAGCACCGTGACATAGCCACGGTAATGGAGGATGAGAGCCTGCCGGTTATCCGCCCCTTAAACTACCCTCCGGGCGTACCCGGACAGGGTTATGTCCTTAAAGACAAGGTTTTAGTGGTAAACCTAATGGGGCGTACCTTTATGTACGATATAGACTGCCCATTCCGCAGTATTGATGCTTTGCTTTCCAAGCTGAATTTCAAACCGTCCGCTATTATTGTAGATTTCCATGCGGAAGCCACCTCAGAAAAAATGGCCCTGGGCTTTTATCTGGACGGACGGGTAAGTGCCGTTCTTGGCACCCATACCCATGTGGCCACCTGTGATACCCGTTTGCTGCCTAAAAACACCGCCTATGTCAGCGATATAGGCATGGTAGGACCTATTGATTCCATAATAGGGGACGAACCGGATTCGGTTATCCAGCGTTTCCTGACCGGCATACCCGGCCGCCTGAGTGTAGCCCAGGGCAGGGTGATGCTGAATGCCGTAGTAGTCACCGTCAATACCAAAACCGGACTGTCCACAGGTATAGAACGCATTTACCGGGAGATAAGCTAG
- a CDS encoding regulatory protein RecX, translated as MPSITAIRKTRGTNQRCKISLDNKDFFSLSHSVCEREGLKIGQELSLSQIETLKLIDNCQSCYEAAMGYLSYRPRSQSELAQKLVRRGFSSHDIDSILAKLKEQGLVNDQAFAQFWNDNRQSFRPRSRSLTSLELKRKGVSSEIIENVVSTVDELDSAYRAAITKVKTLPKDNYHLFRQRLSQYLLRRGFGYEVINRTVSRLWDEYGNGSTDEF; from the coding sequence ATGCCAAGCATAACGGCAATAAGAAAAACCCGAGGTACTAACCAGAGGTGCAAAATATCTCTGGACAACAAGGATTTCTTCAGTCTGTCTCATAGTGTGTGTGAAAGGGAAGGCCTGAAAATAGGTCAGGAACTGAGCTTAAGTCAGATTGAAACTCTGAAGCTCATAGATAATTGCCAAAGCTGCTATGAGGCAGCCATGGGCTATTTATCTTATCGCCCGCGCAGCCAGTCTGAACTGGCCCAAAAACTGGTGCGGCGGGGGTTTAGCAGTCATGATATTGATTCCATACTAGCCAAGCTGAAAGAACAAGGATTGGTAAATGACCAGGCTTTCGCCCAGTTCTGGAATGACAACCGCCAATCATTCCGTCCCCGCAGCCGCAGCTTGACTTCACTGGAACTCAAGAGAAAGGGTGTATCCAGCGAGATAATTGAAAACGTGGTAAGCACAGTTGATGAATTGGACAGTGCTTACAGGGCAGCCATAACCAAGGTGAAAACCCTGCCCAAAGATAATTACCACCTGTTCCGCCAGCGCCTCAGCCAGTATTTGCTGCGCCGCGGATTCGGTTATGAGGTAATTAACCGCACCGTTTCCCGTCTGTGGGATGAATATGGAAACGGCTCAACAGACGAATTTTAG
- a CDS encoding endonuclease III domain-containing protein: MDQASLTPSLTDIYRCLLKKYGPQHWWPAESRFEMMAGAVLTQSAAWTNVEKAISRLKAADLLSPEAILEADEYYLAEAIRSSGYFNVKARKLKALSAWLQASYSGQADKLPYSDGTTLRKELLGVWGVGEETADSILLYACGKPVFVIDAYTRRIFSRLGLAEKEAGYDRLQGLFTSNLAADAALYNEYHALIVRHAKEHCRVKPVCKGCVLKAVCKFSSSG; the protein is encoded by the coding sequence TTGGATCAAGCCAGTTTAACCCCAAGTCTTACTGATATATACCGCTGTCTGTTAAAAAAATACGGCCCTCAGCATTGGTGGCCGGCTGAAAGCCGCTTTGAGATGATGGCGGGTGCAGTACTTACCCAGAGTGCCGCCTGGACAAATGTAGAAAAAGCCATTTCAAGATTAAAAGCGGCTGACCTGCTCTCACCGGAAGCTATATTGGAGGCAGATGAATACTATCTGGCCGAAGCTATCCGTTCATCAGGTTACTTTAATGTAAAAGCCCGTAAACTGAAAGCCTTATCAGCTTGGCTTCAGGCCAGTTATAGCGGACAGGCTGATAAACTGCCATATTCAGATGGCACTACTCTTCGCAAGGAACTTCTGGGAGTGTGGGGTGTAGGTGAGGAAACAGCAGACTCCATTCTTTTATATGCCTGCGGGAAACCCGTTTTTGTTATAGATGCTTATACCCGAAGGATTTTCAGCCGTTTGGGTCTGGCGGAAAAGGAAGCTGGCTATGACCGTCTTCAAGGGCTTTTTACGTCAAATCTGGCCGCTGATGCCGCTCTTTATAACGAATACCATGCTCTCATAGTCAGGCACGCCAAAGAGCATTGCAGGGTCAAGCCTGTTTGCAAAGGGTGTGTACTAAAAGCTGTCTGTAAATTTAGCTCCAGCGGATAA
- the tsaA gene encoding tRNA (N6-threonylcarbamoyladenosine(37)-N6)-methyltransferase TrmO, translated as MNIQMRPVGTIVNTITAKPAQTFKWGDVVSEIHINLELAEGLERIEEFSHLNIIWSPHQSQPEGMTLLVYPRGQKEFGKIGVFASRSPFRPNPIAKTLVRLLEHKGNVLKVKGLDAINGTPVLDIKPFIMDYDSDKEAMIAPWIKPV; from the coding sequence ATGAATATACAAATGAGACCTGTAGGCACTATTGTAAATACTATTACCGCAAAGCCTGCCCAGACTTTTAAATGGGGGGATGTGGTTTCGGAAATACATATAAATCTGGAATTGGCTGAGGGACTTGAGCGTATAGAGGAATTTTCCCACCTTAATATTATTTGGTCTCCCCATCAGTCACAGCCCGAGGGTATGACACTCCTTGTTTATCCCAGAGGTCAAAAGGAATTCGGTAAAATAGGAGTTTTTGCCAGCCGCTCTCCCTTCCGCCCGAATCCTATCGCTAAGACGCTGGTCAGACTGCTTGAGCATAAAGGCAATGTACTTAAAGTCAAAGGGCTGGATGCCATAAACGGTACGCCGGTTTTAGATATCAAACCTTTTATAATGGATTATGATTCTGATAAAGAGGCGATGATAGCACCTTGGATCAAGCCAGTTTAA
- a CDS encoding YbjQ family protein produces MILTNTEDVAGRKIIKNLGLVKGNTIRAKHLGKDIMASLRSIVGGEIEEYTQMLDEARNEALKRMEAEAKEKGANAIICIRFSTSAVMQNASEVMAYGTAVIVE; encoded by the coding sequence ATGATACTTACCAATACCGAAGATGTAGCCGGACGCAAGATTATCAAAAACCTGGGGCTGGTAAAAGGAAATACTATTCGCGCCAAGCATCTAGGCAAAGATATCATGGCCAGCCTGCGCAGTATTGTGGGCGGTGAAATTGAGGAATATACCCAAATGCTGGATGAAGCCCGGAATGAAGCTTTAAAACGCATGGAGGCTGAAGCCAAGGAAAAGGGGGCTAATGCTATTATCTGCATCCGCTTTTCAACCTCGGCGGTTATGCAAAACGCTTCCGAAGTAATGGCCTACGGCACAGCCGTAATAGTGGAATAA
- the recA gene encoding recombinase RecA has translation MTTEKDKALELTVGIIEKRFGKGSIMKLSDPSFRQTVEFIPTSSLALDIALGVGGIPRGRIAEIFGPEGSGKTTLAQHIIAQAQKMGEKAAYIDVEHALDPKYASTCGVNLDELLISQPDTGEEALGIAEELVRSTAIGVIVIDSVAALVPKAEIEGDMGDSHVGLQARLMSQALRKLTSSIGQTRTAVIFINQLREKVGVMFGNPEVTPGGRALKFYSSVRIDLRRIETIKQGTIAVGTRVRAKVVKNKVAPPFRTAEFDIMFDSGISREGNLIDLGVTSEVIRKAGAFFSYGDIRLGQGRESAKNYLAANPDLAQEIEEKIRASAVTLCSIGDGD, from the coding sequence ATGACCACGGAAAAAGATAAGGCACTGGAACTCACTGTCGGTATAATAGAAAAACGTTTTGGCAAGGGTTCAATAATGAAACTGAGTGACCCTTCCTTCCGGCAAACAGTTGAGTTCATCCCTACAAGTTCACTGGCACTTGATATTGCCCTGGGCGTTGGCGGAATTCCCAGAGGACGGATAGCTGAAATATTCGGCCCTGAAGGCTCCGGCAAGACTACTCTTGCCCAGCATATTATTGCCCAAGCCCAAAAAATGGGCGAAAAAGCCGCCTATATAGACGTGGAACATGCCCTTGATCCTAAATACGCTTCAACCTGCGGGGTTAATCTGGATGAGCTTTTAATATCTCAGCCGGATACCGGTGAGGAAGCGCTTGGTATTGCCGAAGAGTTGGTGAGAAGCACCGCCATAGGGGTTATAGTGATTGACAGTGTGGCAGCGCTGGTACCCAAAGCCGAAATAGAAGGCGACATGGGTGACTCACATGTAGGTTTGCAGGCCAGACTTATGTCTCAGGCACTGCGGAAATTGACCTCTTCCATCGGGCAAACCAGAACGGCCGTTATCTTTATAAACCAGTTGAGAGAAAAAGTGGGTGTCATGTTCGGCAATCCCGAAGTCACCCCCGGCGGCCGGGCGCTTAAATTTTACAGTTCGGTGCGTATAGATCTAAGGCGCATAGAAACCATCAAGCAGGGCACCATAGCAGTTGGTACACGCGTAAGAGCCAAAGTGGTAAAAAACAAGGTTGCTCCTCCTTTCAGGACAGCCGAGTTTGATATCATGTTTGACTCTGGTATCAGCCGCGAGGGCAACCTTATTGATTTGGGCGTAACCAGTGAAGTTATAAGGAAAGCAGGGGCTTTCTTTTCCTACGGTGACATTCGCCTGGGGCAAGGCAGAGAGAGCGCCAAAAACTATCTGGCGGCAAATCCAGATCTGGCGCAGGAAATTGAAGAAAAAATACGTGCCTCAGCAGTCACCCTTTGCAGTATTGGCGATGGCGATTAA
- the rny gene encoding ribonuclease Y, which produces MFEFFMETAPTTTTGLPLSAILAIFFSFIIGIVFGGMALFVFRGFIMNRQLRIAQRKATKMLADSKTEAKDVLVEAKHEADKVRNSAESELKERRSELAKQENRVMQKTEALDRKLENLEQREQSLTNREKSIDETQSQIEEIRTAELKRLEEVANMTTEQAKSSLLEMLEGEMQQETSRRLREWEIKIKAEADEKAREVVSQAIQRCASDVVTETTTNVVPLPSDEMKGRLIGREGRNIRALEQATGVDLIIDDTPEAVTISSFDPVRREVARQALSKLIIDGRIHPARIEEVVTKAKEEVEAAMIASGEQAAYQAGVHGLRPEIIKVMGRLKYRTSYGQNVLQHSIEVAQMSGMIGSELGVNVTLARRAGFLHDIGKAVDRDVEGTHTQIGADMVKQWEKSPEVIKGVAEHHFDTPTVSIWGFIVSAADAISSARPGARRESLENYIKRLKALEEIADSFKGVEKSFAIQAGREVRIMVKPDEIDDLGAMRLARDIVKKIEDGLEYPGQIKVTVIRETRSVDFAK; this is translated from the coding sequence ATGTTTGAGTTTTTCATGGAGACAGCGCCGACAACAACTACCGGCCTGCCTTTGTCTGCCATTCTGGCAATCTTTTTTAGTTTTATTATAGGTATTGTATTCGGCGGCATGGCCCTTTTTGTATTCAGGGGCTTTATAATGAACCGCCAGCTCCGCATCGCCCAGCGAAAAGCAACCAAAATGCTGGCTGACTCTAAAACGGAAGCTAAAGATGTGCTGGTGGAAGCCAAACACGAAGCGGACAAGGTCCGCAATTCCGCCGAGTCTGAGCTTAAAGAACGCCGTTCTGAACTGGCTAAACAGGAAAACCGGGTTATGCAGAAGACCGAAGCCCTGGACCGTAAGCTTGAAAATCTTGAACAGCGCGAACAGTCTTTGACCAACCGGGAAAAAAGTATTGACGAAACCCAGTCTCAGATTGAAGAAATACGCACAGCCGAACTGAAACGTCTGGAAGAAGTGGCCAACATGACTACTGAGCAGGCCAAATCAAGTCTGCTTGAAATGCTGGAAGGTGAAATGCAGCAGGAGACCTCCCGCCGCCTGCGTGAGTGGGAGATAAAAATAAAAGCCGAAGCAGATGAAAAAGCCCGCGAAGTTGTTTCCCAGGCTATCCAGCGTTGTGCCTCTGATGTAGTTACCGAAACTACCACCAATGTCGTACCCTTGCCAAGCGATGAAATGAAGGGCAGGCTGATTGGCCGCGAAGGCCGCAATATACGGGCTCTGGAGCAGGCCACCGGCGTAGACCTAATTATAGATGACACTCCGGAGGCAGTTACTATCTCCAGTTTTGACCCGGTAAGGCGTGAAGTTGCCAGACAGGCACTTTCAAAACTTATCATCGACGGGCGTATTCATCCGGCCCGTATTGAAGAAGTGGTAACCAAAGCCAAAGAGGAAGTAGAAGCCGCTATGATAGCTTCCGGCGAACAGGCCGCTTATCAGGCAGGCGTTCACGGACTGCGGCCCGAAATAATCAAAGTAATGGGACGGCTGAAATACCGCACCAGTTACGGACAGAATGTTCTTCAGCACAGTATAGAGGTAGCCCAGATGTCCGGTATGATAGGCAGCGAGTTGGGTGTAAATGTTACCCTTGCCAGACGGGCCGGCTTCCTGCATGACATAGGCAAAGCGGTTGACCGTGACGTGGAAGGCACCCATACCCAGATAGGTGCGGATATGGTTAAACAGTGGGAAAAATCACCCGAGGTTATCAAGGGTGTGGCTGAACACCATTTTGACACTCCCACTGTCTCCATCTGGGGTTTTATAGTATCCGCCGCAGACGCCATTTCTTCGGCCAGACCCGGCGCCCGCCGCGAATCACTGGAAAACTATATCAAACGCCTCAAGGCCCTCGAAGAAATTGCCGACAGCTTCAAAGGGGTTGAAAAATCCTTTGCCATACAGGCCGGGCGCGAAGTGCGCATCATGGTTAAACCTGACGAGATTGATGACCTGGGTGCTATGCGGCTGGCCAGAGATATTGTCAAGAAGATTGAAGACGGGCTGGAGTACCCCGGACAGATTAAGGTTACCGTTATCCGGGAAACCAGGTCCGTAGACTTTGCCAAGTAA
- a CDS encoding homocitrate synthase, whose product MGKIFIIDVTNRDGVQTARLGLSKLEKTLINMYLDEMGIFQSEFGFPTTKHERGYVEANLELAKMGVIKNLRLEGWIRAIVADVDLAFRRAPGLKHLNLSISTSEQMINGKFQGRKVFTDIIDDMTVAVNAAYAKGAETVGVNAEDASRTSIVNLIEFGKAAKAAGAARLRYCDTLGYDNPFTIYETARTLSEKVEMPIEIHCHGDLGMAIGNSLAGAKGVVDGGQDVYVNTTINGIGERAGNADLVAFLLAVLKSKGFGEKYQLGHEVDLSKAWKIARFASYAFDVEIPINQPGVGRNCFAHASGIHADGVIKDSQNYELYGYEELGRGEALMVETGREICAGQYSGISGFRHVMGNMSVELPEDKDEANKILELVRYANVEAHKPLVEDELIFIAKYPEISRRLLTLTPLMND is encoded by the coding sequence GTGGGAAAAATTTTTATAATTGACGTAACCAACAGAGACGGTGTCCAAACGGCTCGTCTCGGCCTTTCGAAGCTGGAAAAGACCCTGATAAATATGTATCTGGATGAAATGGGTATATTCCAGTCTGAGTTCGGTTTTCCCACCACCAAACATGAGCGCGGTTATGTTGAAGCCAACCTTGAGCTGGCCAAAATGGGCGTTATCAAGAATCTGCGTCTGGAAGGCTGGATACGGGCTATCGTGGCTGATGTAGATCTGGCTTTTCGCCGGGCACCCGGCCTTAAACATCTGAATTTGTCCATATCCACTTCGGAACAGATGATAAACGGCAAGTTTCAGGGGCGCAAGGTTTTTACCGATATAATTGATGATATGACTGTAGCTGTCAATGCCGCTTATGCCAAAGGTGCTGAGACAGTGGGTGTAAATGCCGAAGATGCTTCCCGCACTTCCATAGTAAATCTGATTGAGTTCGGCAAGGCCGCCAAAGCAGCGGGTGCTGCCCGTCTGCGTTATTGTGATACTCTGGGTTATGACAACCCCTTTACCATCTATGAAACTGCCCGTACTCTGTCAGAAAAAGTGGAAATGCCCATAGAGATTCACTGCCACGGTGATTTGGGTATGGCTATAGGCAATTCTCTGGCCGGTGCCAAGGGCGTGGTTGATGGCGGTCAGGATGTATACGTAAATACCACTATAAACGGAATTGGCGAACGGGCGGGAAATGCGGATCTGGTGGCTTTCTTGCTGGCTGTTCTTAAATCCAAGGGTTTTGGTGAAAAATATCAGCTGGGCCATGAAGTAGACCTTTCCAAAGCCTGGAAGATAGCCCGCTTTGCTTCGTATGCTTTTGATGTGGAGATACCTATTAACCAGCCGGGTGTGGGACGCAACTGTTTTGCCCATGCCTCCGGCATACATGCTGACGGTGTTATCAAAGACTCCCAGAACTACGAGCTTTACGGCTACGAGGAATTGGGACGGGGCGAAGCCCTGATGGTGGAAACCGGGCGTGAAATATGTGCCGGCCAGTACAGCGGCATCTCAGGCTTCCGCCACGTTATGGGCAATATGTCTGTAGAACTGCCCGAAGATAAAGATGAGGCTAACAAGATACTGGAACTGGTACGTTATGCCAACGTAGAGGCCCATAAACCTCTGGTGGAGGATGAGCTTATCTTTATTGCCAAATATCCGGAGATAAGCCGCCGCTTGCTTACCCTGACACCGCTTATGAATGACTAA
- a CDS encoding HIT family protein produces the protein MDNLWAPWRAKYIEKAVKNEDSGCIFCTFPAESEDRKNLILFRGKYNFVILNAFPYNAGHLMVVPFRHTSAPEELPEEERNEHYRLVCRAVAILKNEYKPEGFNIGMNLGRVGGAGIDKHIHTHIVPRWNGDTNFMPVIGQTKVQNESPADTYRRLKPGFQSV, from the coding sequence ATGGATAATTTATGGGCACCCTGGCGGGCAAAATATATAGAAAAAGCAGTCAAAAACGAAGATAGCGGCTGTATATTCTGCACTTTTCCGGCTGAAAGTGAAGACCGGAAAAACCTGATACTTTTCCGCGGCAAATACAACTTTGTTATCCTGAATGCCTTTCCTTACAATGCCGGACACCTTATGGTTGTACCCTTTCGCCATACTTCCGCCCCGGAGGAGCTTCCCGAAGAAGAACGCAATGAGCATTACCGTCTGGTCTGCCGGGCGGTCGCCATCCTCAAAAATGAGTACAAGCCTGAAGGCTTCAATATAGGCATGAATCTGGGACGGGTAGGCGGTGCCGGTATAGACAAACACATCCACACTCATATTGTGCCCCGCTGGAACGGGGATACCAACTTCATGCCGGTCATAGGCCAGACCAAAGTCCAGAATGAATCCCCGGCAGATACCTACCGCCGCCTTAAACCCGGCTTCCAGTCCGTTTAA